The window TACGGGTGGGCACTACAGAGGGGGGTACGGGTGGGCACTACAGAGGGGTGTATGCCCTACGACGCATCATTTACCTGCCACTTCCTAAACTGGACATAGTTTATAAATATCATCCAGTAGAGCCAAGGGTTGGGATTACAAAAGGCTTCCCACAATCTCCCCATTGTTCACTGGTACCGTTGGTGGACTGACCTCCCAGCTGCCCAGCCATGGTAAGCCTGCATGAGTGGCACTTTATTAAAAATTGTTTTACCAGTGCTTATTTGTGAATCCACTAACCTTGCAGTGATTTTTCCTACACTGATAACCATTCAGCTATGTGCAACGTTTCCTGTAAGGAGTAAATAATGATGCAATGATGGGCTATTTTTCAACCATGTACATTTTCCCAGTTATTGGCTTTAATAAAGTACCTtaagtttaaataaaatcaacctgtttttctacatttttgCCCACCGCACTGTTTTTGACACCAGATTTGCTTAAAGGTGGATCAATTGTATGTCTGCATCATTTGTCCCAAAAGGCCCCCAAGAAAGCCAAGAGGAGGACGGCGGAGGGAGCCAACTCGAACGTGTTCTCCATGTTTGAGCAGGCGCAGATCCAGGAGTTTAAGGAGGTGAGAGCTCCTCGGCTGAATTTTTGTGCTGCTGCGCGTGTTACGCGTTTTTCCATCCACCCGTCCCAGCGTCCTCCGCGGTCCCGCTCATATTCTTCCCTTTATCGCTGCAGTATGTCCACCTGTCTCCGTCCCGGCCTCCTCTCTGGCTGCGGAGAGACATGTGGAATTGCTGGTATGAAATTCAGACGTCCAGCTAGTGTCATCAGAGATTATTAGACTGCAGAGCATGCTGGGTTAAATCCTGGGGGGGGCACATATAAATACAATTCCAGATGGCCTATAAAGAGAACACATAAATTATGGAGGGAATAATTGTCTTTGTTATCTTAAAATGTGGTCTCTTGTAGGCCTTCACCATCATGGACCAGAACAGAGATGGCTTCATTGACAAAAATGATTTGAGGGACACTTTTGCTGCTCTCGGTCAGTATTTGAgagcgtttcttttttttaaaaaaaattgtttttcttttggttttaaaacATTGATGGCTTGTCTTGTCTGCGTGCCCCAACAGGACGTCTCAATGTcaaacaggaggagctggacgagATGCTGAAGGAGGCTCCTGGTCCCATCAATTTCACAGTCTTCCTAACTATGTTTGGCGAGAAGCTGAAAGGTGAATAAATGTGGACTGTAAATACCCGGAAAACTGAAACCGGTTCTTATTCTCCACACGCATGGGTCTGGATCTGACGGGCTTCTTGTATCCAGGTGCTGATCCAGAGGAAACCATTCTCAATGCCTTTAAGGTGTTTGACCCAGAGGGAAAAGGAGTCTTGAGGAAGGACTAGTGAGTGGCTCAGCTCTCTTAAATCATTACACAGTGCTGGATTCTAATAATTAGTATTCTGTTTCTCAGCGTCACACAGATGTTGACAACACAAGCAGATCGGTTCTCTAAAGAAGAGgtacatcatcatcctcatcctcatcatcctcatcatcatcatcatcctcatcatcatcatcatcatcatcatctaccAGTTTATTCTTATGTGTGTCCACAAAGAGCTGCTTTAATGCTGACAGACATGTTTGTTGTTAAACTCTGTCCCTTTGTCACTGCTCAGATGGATCAGATGTTCACTGCCTTCCCCCCAGATGTGGCTGGAAACCTGGACTACAAGAACCTGGTTCACATCATCACTCACGGAGAGGAAAAAGACCAGGAGTGATTTTATTTTGTGGCTTTTTGTGCCCTGGGGAAGATTCATAATGGAAGCTGGTGTATTTTTGTTGGCTGCATTCTCTCTGCACAGTTCTCACTCCTGAACACAGGAAGGTCAGAGCAgaagtttctcctccaggccTCACAAACGGACGTTCAAGAGCTCAAACACAGCCAACCCTCTTCAACAGCCGATGATACTTTTATACACtcaaaagctgctgcagcttgaaCATGGTGAAATAAAGTTTTGAGAGAAGCCAAACTCGTCTTTGGGGGTTTATTTCTGGAAAGTCTGTCTCACCGGCTCACCTTTTGTATCCAACTTAGGGTGTGAATGCACAGCTGGTGGTCCCCTGTATCCCCCGAGATCAGTTGGAAATATCTGtgacgtttgtgtgtgttaatgtgttttgCTACTGAAACACATTAACTGGGGGCTTTAGTGAAGAAATGCTCTGCTGTTATTTTGGTCCCTCCATGATGGCAGCACTGTAACTCTAGTCTCTGGGCACAATAGGACGACACTGAGCGGTCTGTCCACGCCACCTGCCAGACCTTGGCTCTGGTAATTAAATCCCTCATTGATCCAACTGGGCTGGGGCCTGAAGTATTGACTGTTAAGGTGGGACATTCTGGGAATGGTGAAAAGCTCAGATCAACTGAGGCATTCAGGCTCACATCATTTGTCCTGATTTAACATGGggaaggggtggtggtggtggtggtggtggggggtgctTGTGGGTGAGTGCTGTATTTTTACAACAATAGTTGAACCTGATGATAAATGTTGGATCTTCTCTGCTTTGGCACCCATTAACCTTTACTATGCAAATGTAGTAGCTTACTGCACGTGTTAGGTGCACGTTACCCCTGAAACCCACTTAATTTAGGAATGGGTGCACTGGTTTCTATTTGGATTGTCCAGTTTGGAACTCAGGTTTAACCAATAGAAGACTGGAAATACATTCAATGTGAAATTATTTATGATCACAGGACATCACACTCATGTTGTTATACGTGTTCTACTCCTGAGAGTGGGTGCTCTGTGGCTGTATATAACATCTTTGACAAACACCGGAACACTGCAACTACTAAACATTCTTGAATGAAATCAGCTCTAACATTCCCAACAAAGATATGGAGTCTTCCATTATCACCATTAAACAAGTCTTTGGGGCCTGCCTGTGCCTGACTTATGCTGTCAATAGTCTCCTGCTGACACCTACAAACATCTATAGCAAATTAACCTCCCCAAAAACAGATCTGGCCAGACCAGGGGGCTAAAGAATTCTCCTGCCTTGTCTTGAAGTACACAGAATTATCTGTATATTTTGTATCTCAAGATGGTAAAGATCACATATTCTCTATAGTCCACAGACAGATTGTTGGAAGTAAAGTTAGATCCATGCTGTTTCCTAGCAACAGATTGTCTGGTACAAACCTCGTGTCCCTGTGATCTCAGCTTTATAAGAGCAAAAACAGGGCTCTGTCACCACACAGGGAAATCTAATGATCTACTTTCCATGAAAACCTttctaaaaatgtgttttcctttatATTTATACATAAATACTGGCACAATTTTCCCTGCTGTTTGTTTAAATGACACTTATATATGTGGAGCAGAAAAGGTTTTCCTAAGAATCCATTTAGACACGTAAATAAATGCAGTCAATGAATGTCAGTCAGCTTTCAATAGTCTCTGTCTTGTCTGAGCAATTACAGCATTAATTAGAAGGAAAAAGCAATAATGGACTGATACATGAAGCAAGCATGGTGGCTGCAGAGCATGAAGTGGGCCTGAGATGAAATAAAGGTCTCAAACTGAAAACTTTGCCTTAAAATACCATTCCTCAACAAGGTGATTCCACCCTCACATTTatagagaggaaaaaacagtaaTGCCTCCCACCAAAACACCCTGtagagatttattttttaaattaatttctgACTGTGCGTCATTCCTGTAATGTAGATGGACCCGGTGAGTCATTCAAATCGGagtcttttttatattttcaggtATAATTTCTTATTACATGACTGTGGAAAATTGACGCACGAACGCCCCTTAGTGGTCATTCAAACGCAGTAATACATGCGATTGACCAATAAAATCGAAATATAAAATCCCCTGTACACCAGAAACGGAAGAATAATAACAGTTTCAGTGATAAACAACTCATAAGCATGTATGTGCTGTGAAAGGCCCCCATCAAATCCTGTAATTTTATCCCTGCGCATCGTGTAAATCCCTGCAGGGTTGTTACAAAAAGGTCAAACCAATATGGCCCTTTATTAATGCGCCGAGGTCGCAGCTATTGCTGCTGACAATGAAatttcactgtaatttaattacatttctaTGAACGTTTAGTCTGTATTGGCCATTAAAAAGCAattgatgatttttttccccctttagtGAGAAAGGCCAGTAATTTCAGGCCAGCGAGCAAAGGTTCATTGCTTTCTGCTTCACTTTACAACCATTTTAAAGTCAGTTCTCATATCTGTAAACCATCACCCGGTTCCCTCAGGACTACTTATTCCCGCTGCTCCATCCTCTGTCGGCCTTGTTGCACCGTCGCTCATTTATTTCCCCTCCGATAACATTTCCTGCCCAACCGGTGAAATTTACAGCACATTTATCATGACCCAGAGCTGACACATCCGTCCTTCCCCAGCATGATCTTGTATTAAAGTTATAACAATCCACTTTGAGTTATTTTGGGGGGGAGGTCCAAAGCCTTTTCCAGCTGTCCTTTCCTTCTCGTCGTCCCTGACAACctgatttattttgaaacaaATCTTGATATAGTGTAGGTTTAAATTCTTTAAATGCTAAATTTAATAATCACCTTCAtgtttttctgcccttttcttcTGCACCACAGAGCTCAGATCTCTTCTGCTCCCCACATTTgtgctcctttttctttttattcattcatgctCATCCTCACTGTGTTTTACGTCACCATAACATCAGCGTGTTGAGGTTTTGCTGATGTTAGCCTTAATGCTCTCATCTGCTGGACCATCTTGTGTTCACTTTACCATCATGCATATCGGTCCAGTTAAACAAAGCCCTTTGCTATGAACTAAATATGTGCTACATGTTACaaatttttcaaaaatgcactATCCCCATcggtttaaaaaacaaaagaaaaatctttAGCATTAACAACAATCTATTAAACTAACCAACTTGCATCTGGTCTCAATGTAGTAAAATGCCAAACTAAAAACAACtgttgcattttatttattaccaATAATAGGATGCCAAATTTTTTGCTGACATAATTTATGAAATGCAGCTGCAACATAATTGAATGATGATGTTGTCCGCCTATAGCCGGCGCTGATGCAGGCGAATGAGTTTGCAACAGACTGACTTTTATACGGAAAGTCTCTAGAAATATTAGCTACTTGTAGTAGCATCACTTTTGTGAAGCTCTGTAGTGCACGTTTTCAAAAAGCAACGACTTGCTATTTTGCCTGGGTTTTTTTGCCTTTAACACAAGTGATTGTTTGTGGTCTGTTACATATAATACAATGGATATTTTTCCGTTTGGGAATAAATTAGTAGCCTACTTTACAGTATTTTTACGCAGAATAAAGTGCGGCGCAGGTTTGTGCAGTTCCGGGCGCTGCCGCTAGGTGTCGCCGGTCCTCGTATgtaggcaggcaggaaggcagggcTGGACGTGGACGGTAACGCCGGGGGGCAGGAGGGTAGGagggtaagtgtgtgtgcttgtaaGTGTGTTTGGGGTTGGTCGAGCCAGCACGGGAACTTGAAAACTTGATCACCGTCAACGAGGGAGATCTGAGGTTAGAGTTTGGCGACCGGGGAGCtaaaccagctgctgctgctgcggtcgACGGAGACGTTCTGGTCCGGCTCCTTGAAACGATTTCCGGCCAACATGGATGATTTAGGTAAGTTCGCCCGCCGTGAACGCAACACTTCCACGGCGCGGGAGTGTTTTAGCGCAGCGTGGCGATCCCGGCCGCGGAGCGAGTTCGCCCCAATGATCGCCTTTGTGTTGATTTTAGTCACAAATGCGGTTTTTTGGGCGCACTCGGAACGGGAAGGTGAAGTTAAACAGGTTCTACTGAGACCACCGCGACATTACTTGTCCCGAAAGGCCCCGCGGATTGACGAAATCACCGGATTCAGACTCGTCGCCGTAATTAGCCCAATTAATGCTTTTCCTGACGAAATTAGCCAATCAAATTTGGCTGGAAAAGCACGGAAACCCCTCGGTTGGTCAGCGGTGGGCAACGAGAACGCCTCATAGTTCCTATACGCCAATTAACGGAACACAATAGGCTGGAGCATGGCTCCTTTAACTTTTTCATGCTCAAAAGTAGTACATTTATACAGATTTCACCATTAGTTATTACTCACCCATGCTCCTCTGCAGTTCCCATTACCTGGGGGTAATGCAGGTTGAGTAGTGCTAGCTAATTGCATCCTCTGTAATCCCATTTAACGCCTCCATTCCACTTATCTCGTCCTGAAATCCAGCTTTGGCTGATGGTCACAGGGCTGTATGAACCCAGAAGAGCTGCTCTGTCTCTTTGAATTAGGACACAGTTGGTGACAGGAGAAAATGTACTGCTTGAGGGCCGGTTGTGATGACATGGAGGGTTTGGAGAGCTCAGCGCAATGTCACCGATGCACTCAAAGAACCCAGTCTTCCTCTTTTAACAGCCTCCTCTTGAAGTTTATAACTGCATGCATCACTTTTTGTGTGTTGACATCAGTGTGGCAGGTTCTCCAGACATCCCAGCGTTGGCAGGTGTGCAGCTTCATTACGAACTGGGTTGTATCTTGCAGGGTTTTGTAAAGATTCGTATTGTTTGCGCCCATTTCTGACAGTTTTAAAAGGCTTTGACTTTCACCCTAGCAACTGTTCAGTTATGtttagcatctgtgtgtgtgtgcgtgtgtgtgtgagacagcgTCAGGTTCATTGGAGGCCAAAAAAACAAGCTTCATAAACCCAAACATGATGAATATCTTCCCAAAAGCCTTCGGAGCTCCAGCTCTGTTAGCAGCAGGTGGACGCAGAGATAAAACCCCTGTGTGTCCCCCTCCGTGTGTGTTATATCATTCTCATACCAGACAGGAGGGATCTCTAGCTGATTCCTCACTGCGTATTAAAGGGACACATTAAAACGTAATTTCATACTCGTTTAATCCACAGTGGGAGACCTGGATTTGTGGCCATTTTTTCAGAATCCGAGGCCGCAGCGAGGACGTTGCGCCTGCGAGGGTGCGGACGCCCCAAGAATGTTGGTTATTATATATCCAGTCAACATTTATGGAGCCCCTTCTCAGCTTTCGTGGGCCAGGGGTTTTCTTAAAGTAGCTGCTTAAAAAAAGCCCGTTGCACAAGCCCGCGTTATTACCGTGTTGTGCAGTTGTAAAAATCTGTCATTTTAGGAGGGACTTGTATTGATGTTTGTGTGAAAGTGTCTTCCAGTTAGAGGAGGATCCATGGTGTGTGCCTGCTCATGTGCTCGTGATGAATGCATTAATGCATTAATGCATTAGCGATAGCACAATATTTCCAAAAATGCTGCGTGAATCCACCGAATCATATGGCAGAGCGCCCCCACCCTCATAGggtgtgttgttgttggtgatgtTGGTGTGGGAGTCTTAAACCTCAGCTGCGCCTCCCAGGAATCTCCGCCCGGAGAAGTGAGGCACTTAAGGAAGCCCTCCAcctcggacccccccccccccccgagaggATAACAAAAACCTCCGTGTATTTTTAGCAGAGGAGTCCTGACACGCTGAGCCAGCAACACCTAGAAACCCTCCACTGGCCGGCAGAtatctctcctcttctctctccatcaAGCGCCCGCCGCCACCGGCAGGTTCCTCTCCTTTAGAGTGGGGGGGCTGTTTTCCCCAGTTGTGTACATGCTCAATTTGCCGGCGCTTTCTTCCGGACCGGACCGGCGCTCCTCGCATGCGGGGCATCGGAGTGGAACAGCACCACATGCACATCTTTGTGCCGCAGCCAGAATGTATCCTCCTTTAACAAGGCACAGCCCaggcgtctctctctcccccccccccccccaaacccaccATTTTGGTGGTAAACTGCCAAAAAGCTGCAGGCTGCAATCTATTTACACTGGAtttgcaggggggggggcagattggACTTGGCAATTCCAGCCAGTGGTAACATTTTCCGTCAAACCGGTGTAATGGTT is drawn from Takifugu rubripes chromosome 19, fTakRub1.2, whole genome shotgun sequence and contains these coding sequences:
- the myl2a gene encoding myosin regulatory light chain 2a; translated protein: MAPKKAKRRTAEGANSNVFSMFEQAQIQEFKEAFTIMDQNRDGFIDKNDLRDTFAALGRLNVKQEELDEMLKEAPGPINFTVFLTMFGEKLKGADPEETILNAFKVFDPEGKGVLRKDYVTQMLTTQADRFSKEEMDQMFTAFPPDVAGNLDYKNLVHIITHGEEKDQE